One segment of Methanolinea mesophila DNA contains the following:
- a CDS encoding carbonic anhydrase — protein sequence MIEDLILGNLKFRENDFNANIEYYRNLVLGQSPGVLWIGCSDSRVNPERITGAKPGEIFVQRNIGNIIPMHDWNFATVLEYAVAHLKIREIVICGHSECGAIKALDKDSMGDSYIPLWLNNACDAKTRVDARIPVPSNDEERKARSKEIEMENVRLQIEHLKTYPIIRAALADDRVKIYGLYYNLATGTLEKIT from the coding sequence ATGATTGAAGATCTGATACTTGGAAATCTGAAATTTCGTGAGAACGACTTTAATGCGAATATCGAGTATTACAGGAACCTTGTGCTCGGTCAGAGCCCGGGAGTGCTCTGGATTGGCTGTTCGGACTCGAGGGTAAACCCGGAAAGGATAACAGGGGCGAAACCGGGGGAAATTTTCGTTCAGAGGAATATCGGGAATATTATCCCCATGCATGACTGGAATTTCGCTACGGTCCTGGAGTACGCGGTCGCGCATCTCAAGATCAGGGAGATAGTTATCTGCGGCCATTCCGAGTGCGGGGCAATAAAGGCCCTCGATAAAGACAGCATGGGGGACAGCTACATTCCGCTCTGGCTGAACAATGCCTGCGATGCAAAGACCAGGGTCGATGCGAGGATCCCCGTTCCTTCCAATGACGAGGAGAGGAAAGCACGTTCAAAGGAGATAGAGATGGAAAATGTCAGGCTCCAGATCGAACACCTGAAGACGTACCCCATCATTCGCGCCGCCCTTGCGGACGACAGGGTAAAAATCTACGGGCTCTATTACAACCTTGCCACCGGCACACTTGAAAAAATAACCTGA
- a CDS encoding ferredoxin-thioredoxin reductase catalytic domain-containing protein: MNIQEPTAQEIETEYRRLNREAEDGGYHLNPDREFTGNLVRGLIINMRRYGYPACPCRLAGGTRNEDLDIICPCDYRDPDLNAYGACYCALYVSGKVISGDQKVGSIPERRPPRDKRLQFVSPGVTGKSAELSHPVWRCRVCGYLCARDAPPLICPICKVQQDRFERFL, from the coding sequence ATGAACATCCAGGAGCCAACCGCCCAGGAGATCGAGACAGAGTACCGGCGCCTGAACCGTGAGGCGGAGGACGGTGGCTACCATCTTAACCCGGACCGGGAATTTACCGGAAACCTGGTCAGGGGTCTGATAATCAATATGCGGAGATATGGTTACCCCGCATGCCCCTGCAGGCTGGCGGGCGGAACGCGGAACGAAGACCTTGATATCATCTGTCCGTGCGACTACAGGGACCCGGATCTCAACGCATACGGGGCATGTTATTGCGCGCTCTACGTATCCGGAAAGGTGATTTCCGGGGATCAGAAGGTCGGTTCAATACCTGAGCGGCGGCCACCCAGGGATAAGCGTCTCCAATTTGTCTCCCCGGGCGTCACTGGAAAGAGTGCAGAACTTTCGCATCCTGTCTGGCGGTGCAGGGTTTGCGGATATCTCTGTGCCAGGGATGCCCCCCCGCTGATATGTCCGATCTGTAAGGTCCAGCAGGACCGGTTCGAGCGTTTTCTCTGA
- a CDS encoding glutaredoxin family protein — translation MKMEHIPGRNKGKIVLYALSTCGWCGKTKELLNTLGVEYSFVFVDLLPLDEREEAFNEMQRYNPHGSFPTLVIDDRRVIIGFREDEIRSELG, via the coding sequence ATGAAGATGGAACACATTCCGGGAAGGAATAAAGGAAAGATCGTCCTCTATGCATTGAGTACCTGCGGATGGTGTGGAAAGACCAAAGAGCTGCTGAATACGCTCGGGGTTGAATATTCTTTCGTGTTCGTCGACCTCCTGCCACTCGATGAAAGGGAGGAGGCTTTCAACGAGATGCAGCGGTACAATCCCCATGGGTCGTTTCCCACCCTGGTGATCGACGACCGGAGGGTCATCATCGGGTTCCGTGAAGATGAGATCCGGAGTGAACTGGGATGA
- the acsB gene encoding acetyl-CoA decarbonylase/synthase complex subunit alpha/beta yields the protein MKDVQDAVIRGNELIGEKISRLQGDFFYEETAYHLPVSYALTGRPVHSAAEGKEVYRAAGGSSLVGTELLIASGEVPRPGPEEPYTGFIPDAVLRKLGYSLVDGSILGLALVIGSPETGDEAAGICRELQEKLMLTFLAGKVVPSLVGKGVKVGTDFRLVPLGPEPLQAVHFVDIIARVAMMFGGVAPGDADRLVAYAKERAKAFVIVFPGLSDEEIAFVDALKALSIPLITPADYQGEGWITAPLDDLVGRGMEEKGIKVNVTAIPIPMGCSPAFEGKSIRKEEMYVEFGGGRSPAFELLREKPADEVTDGKVQVIGPEIEDMQQGSAMPLAILVDVSGRSIKKEYEPVLERRIHNFINYGEGSWHVAQRDLIWVRLSAEAVKKGVRIRHLGDLLAAKFRMDFPDLLDAVQVTLITDEKKVREAQKEAERVYEERDQRIRGMKDKDVDTFYSCTLCQTFAPNHVCIITPERPALCGAISWLDGRIAYEIAPAGANQPVKKGAVIDTLRGEYEGVNRFVKKASHGEVDRCSLYGVMEYPMTCCGCFECIVLMLPEVNGFMVVNREWKGVTPSGMTFSTLAGTIGGGAQTPGFAGISKNYILSEKFLQAEGGIARLVWMPSLLREELGPRLKEEFVKRGLDGLFEKIADETTAPTIEDLTVFLIRVKHPALDMHPLI from the coding sequence ATGAAGGATGTACAAGATGCCGTTATAAGGGGAAACGAACTGATCGGGGAGAAAATTTCCCGTTTGCAGGGTGATTTTTTTTACGAGGAGACTGCCTACCACCTGCCGGTGTCCTATGCCCTCACGGGGAGACCCGTCCATTCAGCCGCAGAGGGAAAAGAGGTATACAGGGCGGCCGGCGGGAGCTCCCTGGTCGGGACAGAGCTCCTGATCGCATCCGGGGAGGTGCCTCGCCCGGGACCGGAGGAGCCCTACACCGGGTTCATTCCCGATGCCGTGCTCAGGAAACTGGGGTACTCGCTGGTCGACGGGTCCATCCTTGGTCTCGCACTGGTTATCGGTTCCCCTGAAACGGGAGATGAAGCGGCCGGAATTTGTCGTGAACTCCAGGAGAAACTCATGCTCACCTTCCTGGCGGGAAAGGTGGTCCCCTCCCTCGTTGGAAAAGGGGTGAAGGTAGGCACCGATTTCCGGCTCGTCCCGCTCGGTCCCGAACCCCTGCAGGCCGTGCACTTCGTGGATATTATCGCCAGGGTCGCCATGATGTTCGGGGGGGTGGCTCCCGGTGATGCGGACCGTTTGGTCGCCTACGCAAAGGAGCGGGCAAAAGCCTTCGTAATAGTGTTTCCAGGGCTCTCCGATGAGGAGATCGCGTTCGTCGATGCATTGAAGGCACTCTCGATCCCCCTGATTACCCCCGCGGACTACCAGGGAGAGGGCTGGATAACGGCCCCGCTCGACGACCTTGTCGGCCGCGGGATGGAGGAGAAGGGGATCAAAGTCAACGTAACCGCGATTCCCATTCCTATGGGGTGTTCACCTGCCTTTGAGGGGAAGAGCATCAGGAAAGAGGAAATGTACGTGGAGTTCGGCGGGGGGAGGTCCCCGGCATTCGAACTGCTCCGCGAAAAACCCGCAGATGAGGTCACGGACGGGAAAGTGCAGGTGATCGGGCCGGAGATAGAGGATATGCAACAGGGATCCGCGATGCCTCTCGCGATCCTGGTGGACGTATCCGGGAGATCGATAAAAAAAGAGTACGAACCTGTGCTGGAACGAAGGATCCATAACTTCATCAATTACGGGGAAGGCTCCTGGCACGTAGCCCAGCGGGACCTCATCTGGGTCAGGCTGTCTGCCGAGGCGGTGAAGAAAGGAGTGCGGATCCGCCATCTCGGGGACCTTCTCGCGGCAAAATTCAGGATGGACTTTCCCGATCTCCTCGATGCGGTGCAGGTGACCCTGATCACCGATGAGAAAAAAGTGAGAGAAGCCCAAAAAGAGGCCGAACGGGTCTACGAAGAAAGGGATCAGCGTATCCGCGGGATGAAGGACAAGGACGTGGATACTTTTTATTCCTGCACGCTCTGCCAGACCTTCGCTCCCAACCACGTATGTATCATCACCCCTGAAAGACCCGCGCTCTGCGGAGCGATCAGCTGGCTCGACGGGAGAATCGCCTACGAGATCGCCCCTGCGGGGGCGAACCAGCCGGTAAAAAAGGGCGCGGTGATCGATACCCTCCGGGGGGAGTACGAAGGAGTGAACCGGTTCGTCAAAAAGGCCTCGCACGGCGAAGTCGACCGCTGTTCCCTGTACGGGGTAATGGAGTACCCCATGACCTGCTGCGGCTGCTTCGAATGTATCGTCCTCATGCTGCCCGAAGTGAACGGTTTTATGGTGGTGAACCGGGAGTGGAAGGGGGTCACCCCCTCGGGGATGACCTTTTCGACCCTGGCCGGGACGATCGGCGGGGGAGCCCAGACCCCCGGATTTGCGGGGATTTCGAAGAACTACATCCTGAGCGAGAAATTTCTCCAGGCGGAAGGAGGAATTGCCCGCCTGGTCTGGATGCCCTCCCTGTTGCGGGAAGAACTTGGCCCCCGACTGAAAGAAGAGTTTGTAAAGAGAGGGCTTGACGGCCTTTTCGAAAAGATCGCCGATGAAACTACGGCTCCGACCATAGAAGACCTTACCGTGTTCCTGATCAGGGTGAAACATCCGGCGCTCGATATGCACCCGCTTATCTGA
- a CDS encoding acetyl-CoA decarbonylase/synthase complex subunit delta: MTLPSLFEWNGRLNTVTIGATREEGGTRSVRYTIGGDDDLPFFSGTAGGSRPLVAFEICDDPELWSPIVRADEGDVMHDTGEWARHVEKDHRPDLIRLYLNSTRRRGFSDFSGIRRTVEAVLQATGLPLIIEGSIDPAIDSDVFQRCGEAAEGERVLLGTAEAGRYRSIAAAAMAYHHPLIAQSPIDINLAKQLNILLREIGVPPDRVVIDPYTGALGYGFEYSYSVMERIRFAALKGDGDLAMPMISAPVDTLNVREVRETPHGEQGQAAIKWEYCSALSAAVAGAAIVCVRHPGSVPLVKDSLAGLTGSTVTRRPEAQ, translated from the coding sequence ATGACGTTACCATCTTTATTCGAATGGAACGGGAGACTGAACACCGTCACCATCGGGGCGACCAGGGAAGAGGGGGGGACACGGTCGGTCCGGTACACCATCGGCGGAGACGATGACCTCCCGTTCTTTTCCGGTACCGCCGGCGGCAGCAGACCCCTGGTGGCATTCGAGATCTGCGACGACCCCGAACTGTGGTCCCCGATCGTCCGGGCCGACGAAGGCGATGTGATGCACGATACGGGAGAATGGGCCCGGCACGTGGAAAAAGACCATCGGCCGGACCTGATCCGGCTTTATCTGAACAGCACGAGGAGAAGGGGATTTTCGGATTTTTCCGGGATCCGTCGCACTGTCGAAGCGGTGCTGCAGGCGACCGGGCTCCCCCTTATCATAGAGGGAAGTATCGACCCTGCCATAGACAGCGACGTGTTCCAGCGGTGCGGCGAGGCCGCAGAAGGGGAGCGGGTCCTCCTGGGGACCGCGGAGGCGGGTCGCTACCGAAGTATTGCCGCTGCCGCAATGGCCTACCACCATCCGCTGATCGCCCAGTCCCCCATCGATATCAACCTCGCCAAACAGCTAAACATCCTGCTCAGGGAGATCGGGGTTCCCCCGGACCGGGTCGTGATCGACCCCTATACCGGCGCACTCGGGTACGGGTTCGAGTATTCCTATTCGGTCATGGAGCGGATACGCTTCGCCGCACTCAAGGGCGATGGAGATCTTGCGATGCCGATGATCAGTGCCCCGGTCGATACCCTGAACGTCAGGGAAGTCCGTGAGACTCCGCACGGGGAACAGGGTCAGGCTGCGATAAAGTGGGAATACTGTTCTGCACTGTCAGCAGCGGTTGCAGGAGCGGCCATCGTATGCGTCCGGCACCCCGGGTCGGTCCCCCTGGTAAAAGATTCACTGGCAGGTCTCACCGGAAGCACGGTTACAAGACGCCCGGAGGCGCAATAA
- the acsC gene encoding acetyl-CoA decarbonylase/synthase complex subunit gamma produces the protein MALKALDIYKLLPKKNCKECGDPTCLTFAMKLASGKGELEKCPYLDENARRVLGASTRPPVQKVKIGVGERSFTVGEEFVLFRHEKTFYHQPGFMLGVTDTMEPEEIMQRVIEVRDGVMVRVGMDLRLDGVAIRNVSRDPGRFADAVSAVESVADLPEVLISENPAALEAGLAICGHYRPLIHAADHRNYREFSALAKKYGAGLILRAPSLEAMSELSTLCTGEGVHSLLFDLSPGSLSEYLRSATLARQYAIARAPPPLGYPIYCDTTAFGDPEAALVLAVLKYGSVIVTDHLSAPAKRALLTLRQNIYTDPQKPIQITPGLYRVGNPAKDAPVLLTVNFSLTYFTLQGYLEAARVPCFMLVADTEGMSVLTSVAAGKLNETLVKDSLARFGVDAEVSHRTLIIPGYAAPLSGRIEEETGWKVLVGPRDAAEIAEFLEKEWKPTHA, from the coding sequence ATGGCATTAAAAGCCCTGGATATCTACAAGCTTCTCCCGAAGAAGAACTGCAAGGAGTGCGGGGATCCGACATGCCTCACATTCGCCATGAAACTTGCCAGCGGGAAAGGAGAACTCGAAAAATGCCCGTACCTCGATGAGAACGCACGAAGGGTGCTCGGGGCATCCACCAGGCCGCCCGTTCAGAAAGTAAAAATCGGCGTGGGTGAACGTTCGTTCACGGTCGGTGAAGAGTTCGTTCTTTTCCGTCATGAAAAGACCTTTTATCATCAACCCGGGTTTATGCTCGGAGTTACCGACACCATGGAGCCTGAAGAGATCATGCAGAGAGTGATCGAGGTCAGGGACGGGGTCATGGTCAGGGTGGGGATGGACCTCCGCCTCGACGGGGTGGCGATCCGGAACGTGAGCAGGGACCCGGGGAGGTTTGCCGACGCGGTTTCCGCCGTGGAATCTGTTGCCGATCTGCCCGAAGTTCTTATCTCGGAGAATCCCGCGGCTCTCGAGGCGGGTCTCGCGATCTGCGGGCATTACAGACCCCTTATACACGCGGCGGACCACCGGAACTACAGGGAGTTCTCTGCCCTCGCAAAGAAGTACGGGGCAGGCCTGATCCTGAGAGCTCCTTCCCTCGAAGCCATGTCCGAACTTTCGACGCTCTGCACCGGGGAAGGCGTACATTCCCTTCTCTTCGACCTCTCCCCGGGTTCGCTTTCGGAATACCTCCGTTCCGCCACCCTTGCCCGGCAGTACGCGATCGCCAGGGCCCCGCCCCCCCTTGGGTACCCGATTTACTGCGACACTACCGCCTTCGGGGATCCCGAGGCTGCACTGGTTCTCGCGGTCCTGAAATACGGTTCGGTTATCGTTACGGACCATCTTTCCGCCCCGGCTAAGCGTGCACTGCTGACGCTTCGCCAGAACATTTATACGGACCCCCAAAAACCGATTCAGATCACCCCGGGACTGTATCGCGTGGGAAACCCGGCCAAGGACGCTCCTGTGCTCCTTACCGTCAATTTCTCCCTTACCTACTTCACCCTCCAGGGCTACCTCGAGGCAGCCCGTGTCCCCTGTTTCATGCTGGTCGCAGACACGGAGGGCATGTCGGTGCTCACCTCCGTTGCGGCCGGAAAACTGAACGAGACACTGGTGAAGGACTCCCTGGCAAGGTTCGGAGTTGACGCCGAGGTCTCCCACAGGACCCTGATCATACCGGGATACGCGGCACCCCTCTCTGGCAGGATAGAAGAGGAGACCGGGTGGAAGGTCCTGGTCGGCCCGAGAGATGCCGCAGAGATTGCCGAATTCCTGGAGAAGGAGTGGAAACCCACCCATGCCTGA
- a CDS encoding ASKHA domain-containing protein, translated as MPDVTFLPSFRKTTVPPGGSLLEAAQKAGIHMNVVCGGQGKCGKCVVYVKSGRVEFDREKFGRFFSGKELDEGGCLACQTRVLDDVQVLIPESSLIQEQQILIDTRGLTTGFSPSVWKYYVSLSPPTLEDPSPDLTRLLWGIEKQGGPKEGKIYVPLEVIRRIPRALRDSGWKVTGTVALVPGGYRLIDVEKGDSSQRLYGAAVDLGTTTVVVFLRNLAGGEVAGVASNYNLQISCGEDILSRVNYARKNGLEKLQALAAESINTTITDAANNAGIDREDIYEVVVAGNTIMTHILMGIDPAYMIEEPYVPVVRRYLTSAASRAGLEVEENAGLFVFPAVSDFIGGDIVADILASGMAEQDEVSLMIDIGTNFEVVLGNRDWMFSCAGAAGPALEGGEVLFGMRANPGAIEQISLDLTDLTPAYRTINHRKPKGICGSGLIDLLAELLRACVIDRTGRINTDIPHPRIRLGPHFPEFVVAWKEETDIGKDIVITENDIKNLIMSKASILAACSTLMNQAGITRHEIAHIYFSGAFGNYINKENAVIIGLIPEVARERIENIGNGAIEGANIALVNRKKRKLLDEIARKIAYIELNAEPSFMDEYTSSTFLPHTDLSTFPLVEKILNECRVRRS; from the coding sequence ATGCCTGATGTCACGTTCCTGCCGAGTTTCCGGAAAACCACGGTCCCCCCCGGAGGCAGTCTCCTGGAGGCGGCGCAGAAAGCAGGAATCCACATGAACGTGGTGTGTGGCGGGCAGGGCAAATGCGGCAAGTGTGTCGTGTACGTAAAGAGCGGCAGGGTGGAGTTCGACAGGGAGAAGTTCGGGAGGTTTTTCTCGGGGAAGGAGCTGGACGAGGGCGGATGCCTCGCATGCCAGACCCGGGTGCTGGACGATGTACAGGTCCTGATTCCCGAAAGCTCGCTCATCCAGGAGCAACAGATCCTGATCGATACCAGGGGGCTGACCACCGGGTTCTCCCCCTCGGTCTGGAAGTACTACGTGAGTCTCTCCCCACCCACCCTCGAGGACCCGTCTCCCGACCTCACCAGGCTCCTCTGGGGGATCGAGAAACAGGGCGGCCCGAAGGAAGGGAAGATCTACGTGCCCCTCGAAGTAATCCGCCGTATTCCCCGGGCTTTACGGGACAGCGGGTGGAAAGTGACCGGGACCGTCGCGCTCGTTCCGGGCGGCTACCGCCTGATCGACGTGGAGAAGGGTGACTCCAGCCAGAGACTCTATGGCGCAGCGGTGGACCTGGGCACCACCACGGTGGTGGTCTTCCTCCGGAACCTTGCGGGGGGGGAGGTTGCGGGGGTGGCATCCAATTACAACCTCCAGATCAGTTGCGGCGAGGATATCCTCTCCCGGGTAAATTACGCCCGGAAAAACGGGCTTGAAAAACTTCAGGCCCTCGCGGCGGAGAGCATCAATACCACCATTACCGACGCCGCAAACAATGCAGGCATCGACCGGGAGGATATCTACGAGGTGGTGGTTGCGGGAAATACCATCATGACCCATATCCTGATGGGGATCGACCCGGCATACATGATCGAGGAGCCATACGTCCCTGTCGTCCGGAGGTACCTCACCTCTGCAGCGAGCAGGGCAGGGCTCGAAGTCGAGGAAAACGCCGGCCTGTTTGTATTCCCCGCAGTCAGTGATTTCATCGGGGGTGATATCGTCGCCGATATCCTCGCGTCCGGTATGGCGGAACAGGACGAGGTTTCGCTGATGATCGACATCGGGACGAACTTCGAGGTGGTGCTCGGAAACAGGGACTGGATGTTCTCATGCGCGGGAGCGGCAGGACCGGCCCTCGAAGGAGGGGAGGTACTCTTCGGCATGAGGGCGAACCCCGGGGCGATAGAGCAGATCTCTCTCGACCTGACCGACCTTACGCCGGCGTATCGCACGATCAACCACCGGAAACCGAAGGGGATCTGCGGATCGGGGCTGATCGATCTCCTCGCAGAATTGTTGCGGGCCTGTGTCATCGACCGCACCGGGAGGATCAACACCGATATCCCCCACCCGAGGATTCGTCTGGGCCCTCATTTTCCGGAGTTCGTGGTTGCCTGGAAGGAAGAGACCGATATCGGCAAGGATATCGTGATCACCGAGAACGACATCAAGAACCTGATCATGAGCAAGGCCTCGATCCTTGCCGCATGCAGCACGCTCATGAACCAGGCGGGAATCACCCGGCACGAGATCGCCCATATCTACTTCTCCGGGGCATTCGGGAACTACATCAACAAAGAGAATGCGGTCATCATCGGGCTCATCCCGGAAGTAGCGAGGGAACGGATCGAGAACATCGGCAACGGGGCGATCGAGGGTGCCAACATCGCCCTGGTGAACCGTAAAAAAAGGAAGTTGCTCGACGAGATCGCAAGGAAGATCGCGTACATCGAGCTCAATGCCGAGCCGTCCTTCATGGACGAATACACCAGCAGTACGTTCCTTCCCCATACAGATCTCTCCACCTTCCCCCTGGTCGAGAAGATCCTCAACGAGTGCCGTGTCAGGAGGAGCTAG
- a CDS encoding ATP-binding protein, whose translation MTPFTVAVAGKGGTGKTTISALLIDALVREGMIPVLAVDADPNANLNEALGIEVAESLGSMREDAFTRNIPPGMSRNEYIGLRFRKVLVEGRGFDLLVMGRPEGSGCYCFANDLLSSCMRSLERDYRFVVIDTEAGLEHISRGTIGHPDVLLIVSDPGARGVRTVGRIRELALSLGLDGTSMLTVYNRIRGDAPYETAGIPHPAAYIPEDPSITDADLNGRPITGIPADSPARAAADSLAKVVIRRSGQPLK comes from the coding sequence ATGACCCCTTTCACCGTTGCAGTGGCGGGGAAGGGGGGGACGGGGAAGACCACGATCAGCGCCCTGCTCATCGATGCACTCGTACGAGAGGGAATGATCCCGGTTCTCGCAGTCGATGCCGACCCGAACGCCAACCTCAACGAGGCGCTGGGAATCGAGGTCGCCGAGAGTCTCGGGTCGATGCGGGAGGACGCGTTCACCCGGAATATCCCCCCCGGGATGTCAAGGAACGAGTATATCGGGCTCAGGTTCAGGAAGGTCCTGGTGGAGGGACGGGGGTTTGACCTCCTCGTCATGGGGAGGCCTGAAGGATCGGGCTGCTACTGTTTTGCGAATGACCTGCTTTCGTCCTGCATGAGGAGCCTCGAACGGGATTACCGGTTCGTGGTGATCGATACCGAAGCAGGACTCGAGCACATCAGCAGAGGAACTATCGGACACCCGGACGTGCTGCTCATCGTGAGCGACCCCGGTGCGCGCGGAGTCCGTACCGTAGGAAGGATCCGGGAACTCGCCCTCTCCCTGGGCCTCGACGGGACCTCCATGCTGACGGTCTACAACAGGATTCGCGGTGACGCACCATATGAAACCGCAGGGATACCTCATCCCGCTGCATACATCCCTGAAGACCCGTCAATAACTGATGCCGACCTCAACGGCAGACCTATCACGGGGATCCCCGCGGATTCTCCCGCACGGGCGGCGGCAGACTCGCTCGCTAAAGTAGTGATCAGGCGATCGGGGCAGCCCCTGAAATAA
- the cooS gene encoding anaerobic carbon-monoxide dehydrogenase catalytic subunit translates to MPDYFEEETKKKKVEISEIERAKMSLMNPELIRSKIQERTIDESAKPIIELMLKEGIETVWDRFEIQQPPCRYCSAGLSCSRCAMGPCRIIPPVRMRGVCGADADLIVSRNLLDTIATGAAAHSDHGRDIVETLYKTSIGESDGYVITDQKKMNRLAEEYGIPIKDRNEKEVAKDLSIAMLEEFGSIKGTLTMAGRAPDQTREIWKSAGIVPRGIDREIVDAMHRVQMGVGASYSNMILQGARAALGDGWGGSMMGTEISDVLFGTPRINQSTVNLAVLKPDQVNISLHGHNPILSEMVVRVIEDPEIKSMVEKVGAKGINLVGLCCTGNELLMRKGVPMAGNHFNQELVIATGALEAMVIDYQCIFPSLPRTASCFHTKVISTSEKSKVPGAIHMEIHPENAYSMAKEIVKVAVENYPNRVPETVNIPANPMAVTAGFSVEAIKDALGGTWKPLIDLIVAGKIKGAAGIVGCNNPKIQHDYGHVNLTKELIKRDILCVQTGCAAVASGKAGLMKPEAADLAGPGLGPVCKSLGIPPVLHMGSCVDNARILVLVAELARALGVGIHQLPVAGAAPEWYSQKAVSIGTYFVASGVYTVLGVMPKIAGSENTIQLLTEGLQGVTHARFAVEPDPFKAADLISNHIGAQRSALGI, encoded by the coding sequence ATGCCTGATTACTTTGAAGAGGAGACCAAGAAGAAGAAGGTGGAGATCTCGGAGATCGAGAGGGCAAAGATGTCACTGATGAACCCTGAACTTATCAGGAGTAAAATTCAGGAACGGACAATCGACGAGTCTGCCAAGCCGATCATCGAGCTGATGCTCAAGGAAGGGATCGAGACCGTCTGGGACAGGTTCGAGATCCAGCAGCCTCCCTGCCGGTACTGCTCTGCCGGGCTCTCCTGCAGCAGGTGTGCCATGGGGCCGTGCAGGATCATACCGCCGGTCAGGATGCGTGGCGTATGCGGGGCGGACGCGGACCTGATCGTTTCCCGCAACCTGCTCGATACGATCGCCACGGGTGCAGCGGCCCATTCGGATCACGGCAGGGATATTGTCGAGACGCTCTATAAAACCTCGATCGGCGAGTCGGACGGCTACGTGATCACGGACCAGAAAAAAATGAACCGCCTGGCCGAAGAATACGGAATACCAATAAAGGACAGGAATGAGAAGGAGGTCGCAAAAGATCTCTCGATCGCCATGCTGGAGGAGTTCGGCTCCATTAAGGGCACGCTTACCATGGCCGGAAGGGCCCCGGACCAGACGAGAGAGATCTGGAAATCAGCCGGTATTGTTCCCCGGGGTATCGACAGGGAGATCGTGGATGCCATGCACCGGGTGCAGATGGGGGTAGGCGCGAGCTATTCCAACATGATCCTCCAGGGAGCGCGGGCGGCACTCGGCGACGGGTGGGGTGGTTCTATGATGGGGACTGAAATATCGGATGTGCTCTTCGGCACGCCCCGTATAAACCAGTCTACGGTCAATCTCGCGGTCCTCAAGCCGGACCAGGTCAATATCTCGCTCCACGGGCATAACCCCATTCTCTCGGAGATGGTGGTGCGGGTCATCGAGGACCCGGAGATCAAGAGCATGGTCGAAAAAGTCGGTGCGAAAGGGATCAACCTCGTGGGGCTCTGCTGTACCGGAAACGAGCTCCTCATGCGAAAGGGCGTCCCCATGGCGGGGAATCATTTCAACCAGGAGCTGGTCATCGCCACCGGGGCCCTGGAAGCCATGGTGATCGACTACCAGTGCATTTTCCCCTCCCTTCCCCGCACCGCGAGCTGTTTCCACACCAAGGTGATCTCCACCAGCGAAAAGTCCAAGGTCCCTGGTGCGATTCACATGGAGATCCATCCGGAGAACGCGTATTCAATGGCAAAGGAGATCGTGAAGGTCGCGGTGGAGAACTACCCCAACCGGGTCCCCGAGACGGTGAATATCCCGGCGAACCCCATGGCGGTGACGGCGGGATTTTCGGTGGAGGCCATAAAAGACGCACTTGGCGGCACCTGGAAACCTTTGATCGACCTAATCGTGGCAGGTAAGATCAAGGGGGCGGCGGGGATTGTCGGTTGCAATAATCCTAAGATCCAACACGACTACGGGCATGTCAACCTAACCAAAGAACTGATAAAGCGGGACATCCTCTGCGTCCAGACCGGCTGTGCGGCCGTTGCCTCAGGGAAAGCGGGACTGATGAAGCCCGAGGCAGCGGACCTCGCAGGACCCGGTCTCGGGCCGGTCTGCAAAAGCCTTGGCATTCCTCCGGTGCTGCACATGGGTTCGTGCGTCGACAACGCGAGGATCCTGGTGCTGGTCGCCGAGCTCGCGAGGGCGCTCGGTGTCGGCATACACCAGCTCCCTGTTGCGGGGGCGGCCCCCGAATGGTACTCGCAGAAGGCGGTCTCCATCGGGACGTACTTCGTCGCATCCGGGGTATACACGGTCCTCGGGGTCATGCCAAAGATCGCCGGGAGCGAGAACACTATCCAGCTCCTGACCGAAGGCCTGCAGGGTGTGACACATGCACGGTTTGCAGTCGAGCCGGATCCCTTCAAGGCGGCCGACCTTATCTCGAATCACATCGGAGCACAGCGTTCCGCCCTGGGGATATGA